ggttagttaaggttatattttattgggatgatttagctgtcagtagtcctgactgtgagcgtcacgtctcctgttctactgagcacaatgatcgagccgagaggaggaggaaacagaaactccagctcggtacaaaccacctgcagcctctgctctgatcatgaagacgctgatctctgagcagatgtgaccagagaaactctgtgttttcactgtttccactgttccacagagtcactaactggctgcttcacggtgaagagatcaagtctcagtcactgcccgtgtctctgagcgagtgtgtgacggagcgcaggggctgtgtgtgtgtgtgtagctcagttgaccaatcctgctcgagactgaggttaggcccgcctttctcattagcataaggacactgaaatgtggaaataaataaatgtggaaataaataaaagttgcaataaaagtggaaataaataaataaatgtggaaataagtttaagacattgatttatttaattctgcatttatttccatatttatttatttatttccacatttattccaacttttatttttcgatttcagtgtccttatgctaatgagaaaggcgggcctaacctcagtctcgagcaggattggtcaactgagctacacacacacagcccctgcgctccgccacacaatcgctcagagacacgggcagtgactgagacttgatctcttcaccgtgaagcagccagttagtgactctgtggaacagtggaaacagtgaaaacacagagcttctctggtcacatctgctcagagatcagcggcttcatgatcagagcagaggctgcaggtggtttgtaccgagctggagtttctgtttcctcctcctctcggctcgatcattgtgctcagtacaacacgagacgtgtcgctcacagtcaggactactgacagctaaatcatcccaataaaaaataaccttaactaaccctctgaacttgaactagttcattttaagtgtgaactggctcaacgctgcaaacagctactggacaccagcattgacaggcagaagtagtagggctggatcattacactcctgtggccaatcctgcatgagactgcggttaggcccgcctttctcattagcataatgacactgcaaatgcaaaggaaatgtatcagggaaaaaataaatgttaaaatatatttaagacatttcttttgacatttcttttggtattaacatatttatttatttatttctgtatttatttatttatttccatttttatttattcatttatttatttatttctgtatttatttatacatttatttatttatttatttttacttatgtcatgtatggtcctccatatcttgcaggcgggtcgcgatagtatattgtttagtttacagtgtgtagttcagctccgacacacacagactgttaTTAAgtcatttattgttattgtgccttataaggaccagttataagctaatgttcaataggtccatattgtaaatgtttatatttctttatgagtgataatgtatattaagatgtttggaggcaatagacaccataataattgaatgtatgttttatgcactttaaaatgaactacactcagagaaatgcttgtacttgaaattgtgtttaattggaATAAGATGCATTccggatgaggaactgaaggtttgtgtcgttactgctgctgcattcatgctgtattctacatatatactttgttgctgtggtatcaattttgggacccataacatatacctccaaccaatattttgacattataaAAAGGAacctaacattagggtaaaatgatgCAAAAATCGAGGTATGtactttcttggtgttgtcagaacatgctagcacattgagacTTAcggtaagagtgtgtgtgtccaagcaacttcgacgaagaaagataTAATTTTATAAGTTTTCGTGGAAAATCattggaaaatattttttattgttcagGAAATGGACTGGGTAAAGGCTTGTACAGTAAAAAATAATGTGTTAATGATTGCTAAAAAACTATTTGTAGTCTTTAAAAGGGAGGCATGCAAGAAAAATGGGCTTAAATCAGCTGCACGTTAATAATGGCAATAGCAATTACACAACACTTGATTATTATAGAGAACACAGAAATTCAGCTTTCATGTGAAACATGTATATCTCAGATAGAACttcataaacaaattaaaaggaCAACTAAAATTTAATCATAAAAATTTATTATCAATTACATATAATAATACTGGATGGATCAGATGTAACTATGccaattaataattaaaatccccccaaaaatgtTGAAGGGCATGTTCTAAATACAAGATAGTAATTTCTATAATTTGGTAATTAGTGATGTTAAGAACAACTTTTATTTCTCTAATTTCTAGGTGAGACAATCTTCaagttaaataaacaacaaatgaatgaaCTCAAACAGAAGACAGTGATCACAGCAGCTGCAACAGATAATACATTTAATCCAGCCTAAGCAGTTCTGCAGGTGCTCAGGTGAGGGAGCTATGAAGTTGCAGAGCGGGAGCACAACAGAACCTGTCTGAGGATTAAGAAAACTTGGCTGCTTGAGGAGGAGGTCCAAGGAAGCCACCTGCCTGTTTTGTTGCAGCTCTAGAGGGTGCAAGGCCAAGCATCTTCTGAATGTTCTGGGTAAAAGACAGCAACACGAAAATGTATTAGGTTTCCAGCCAAACATTTGTGACATAAAGGTTAATCAGACATGAAAATCACTGCAGGTGACCAGATTCAAAACACAGCTTAAACAAGGGTTAATTATTCTTATCTTGAGTTTAAGACAATTTCAATTATAAATCAagtgatatttgttttcttatgcTCGTCATTAGTCAGGTAATCAATATAAAAGTGCTGACTATTATCTAGATAAGTGCTTCATTGATAATAATGAGACACAAAAATATGCCAAGTGAAATACAGTAAACTCAGTTCTTAAGAGAACTTTCAGGTATCGGCGAACTGCAGAGGATATCATAGGAAATTGTAAAAGATGCCGTTGCGAGAGAAATTTGAATATCAAGACTTACAGACAAGTGTACGACAGCACAGGCGCCTTATGGTGTGATTTTATTCACTTGattctattgtttttttctgtttgaagaatTGGTTGCCATTTACTTATGCaatggctgcaatgctgtttacccctggaactccaaaagtgttttgtggacccaTTCTTCCATCGGCAAGGTGgagagtagataatgagtgaattaaaacattttcggTAAGCTATCCCTTTAAGTTTAAAACATAGACGTTACCTGTCTGATGGACATGGTGCAGAGGATGTAGAGGAAGATAAAGGAGCAGTCTGTGAAATCCTCGCCCAGGAGGTTACGATGTGACAGACCCTGGATGTAAGACAGCGGCACGAATGGCAGTCTGGCCACTACTCTCCCATCAAAGCTGAAGAAAGCAAAACAGAAGATTGTCAAAATTTATGCACAGCTCTGAAGACATTTTTTACTGATTTAAGAATAGTAATCGATCATCATGTGGTGATCCATTTCAAACAAATTTGGGTTTAAACTGTAGCGGGTCAGAGATGTCCGTTGAGTtggtgtcagtgagtgtgtgtgtgtgaaaaaaagattGTCAAACAAAAAGGGCGTCACTCTGAAGGCCGGTGTGCATCAAAATGTATCACCTCTGAAACAAACAGCACCTTGTGGGATTTATCACACATATTTCCAAACAGATGCACTCTCTTTCACCATTCTGCAATGATAATACATTGACCtgatgtaagtgtgtgttggaCTTACATGGAGTTGAACATGCCCATCAAAGCCGTAAAGCAGAAGCCGATGGCGAACATGGACTTCATGCGTACCTGCATACAAACAAAgattaaacatataaataaaaggaaaagaaaagattgttTTACGGTTACATACTAGACAATTAAGAAAACACTTCAGACACAAatcagatcttgatgaacaaatAATACAAGATCTTGAGTCATGTACATTGTATAATTTGAATCAGCCTGTATGGAGAGTTAATGGTCTGTACTTACATTGTGATTTTCTAGTGTTGACGACCatttaaagcactttacagaacagttttacatacattcacacacacacattcatacagtggaTCTATATACAGCACTTTTCTCCATGAAAATAATCTAGCCTCAGGACCCTTTGGCATTCGGAATGGGGAAGACCATCAAGACCTTCTGATAAGAGGACCACTGAagcccctgagccacagcctctGCGACCCACCAAGGATATGCCTCCCCAGACTAAAACTGACCAAATGCCAAACCGGTCAAGCGGATTGATGTTACAAGCAGCAGTGTTCACCTTGGCTTCTCCAGGCTCTTTCACGCATGTCACATGtgctcagtgtgaacctgctctcatctgtgaagagaACGGGGCGCCAGTGGCGGACCTGCCAATTCTGTTCTCTGGTGAATGCCAATCGAGCTGCATGGTGCTGGGCTGTGAGCATAGGTCATGGAGGCTtttctgacagtttggtcaGAAACATGCAAACCAGTAAACTCCTGGAGGTCATTGTGTAGGCTCTGgcagtgctcctcctgttcctcctcacacAAAAGGAGCAGATACCTGCTGCTGAGTTGAAGCCCTTCTACGGCCCTTTCTAGCTCTCCTTGTGTAACGGCCGGTCTCCTGCTATCTCGTCCATGCTCTTGAGACTGTGCTGGGAGACAAAGCAAACCTTCTTGCTAAAACACGTTATGGACGTGTCATCCTGGACGAGCTGGTCCACCTGTGCCAACTTTTGGGCTGCAGGTACTGCCTCATGCAACCAGTAGTGACAAGGACACTGGCAGAAGATAACACTAGAGAGGAGTCATTCaggatggagaaggagagagacgcTGTCTGTTGCCCCCACATGTAAAACCATTCCCTTAATGGAGGTTGTTTtgccttttcttctccattgtACCTGCTGTCACTTTCATTCGCACCAAAGCAATTGAAACTGAGTCAAAATCCTTGTGCTTATTAAGTGGAAGTTTAACTGACTTGGTGTTATACTATGACGATAAAGTGTtcccttaatttttttttagcagtACAATTGACTCACCATGGAAAggtctctgttgttgttcttcagtttctcttcttgtctctctgTAAAATGTCCAGAAGCACTTTGTTCATAAAATATTTAGTTCCTCTTCACTTTATCTTCAAAAAAAGTTTTTACAATGCCTTCACTTGGTTCTTAccaatcttcttcttctgttgacGTCCTGAAGATTCTGTGAtggtttcctttttcttctcaaCTACCATGAAACAGGtaacacagaaaacaataaacaataaaatccCAATAGCATGATGCTTACACTCATTTTGTGTCACTTAcgttttttgctttgtttttccacttcAGCCTTTAGCCCCTTGTACTTTTCAGTGCGATAAACTAAAACCCATGTAATTCCTGCAGAAAGAATCAGAAGAGGTCTGTTAGTTAAATGTCACAACTCCTAAATGATCTCTGAAACTAGGGTGTGACACTGGGTCAGgtgatacacacagagaacGATTTAAATTTGTCATCTCTGAATTTTTTGTTCCTGTCATTTAATTCGTCAGATTAGTTTATCTACTGAATAAGTATTACAATCCCATTCAAATCAAATAAGatataaatatacttttattatttaatcaagAAACCAGTTTTTCTGATTTCCAAGAGAATATAATACATCATCACATGTAATCAAATCTatacattattgtttttatgataATTTCAGGTAATCTGGGACAATGGGTTTTGGTGGGACACCCAAGCTCGAGcctgtttatttacttttctaaTGAAATCTAGTCAACAGGACTTTTACTATTAGTTAGCATGGATatcatgtgactgaaatcaAATAACTTCATGGTGTCACATTAAGCGGGCGGGCACTTTGTCAAGCATGATCTATAATGTGGAACAGCATGCTTTGGGTAAACTGGGATGGGACAGTCATTTAAGTTCTTTCTGAAGAttcctgatttaaaaaataaataaatagataagaTATGTAGCATATGATGTGCACTTGTCAGCAAGGAGTGAATGGTAAATACAATCTCTGCCTGTTTAAACCGATAACTAGCACATCATCAGCAGGCTCTCTAGGACAGAGATGATCCAAAAAGCACAGAAGAGTCTGTTCTGTGGTCTGATTAATATGTTGATCGAATGTGTAAAGCAGACAGTCAAAGATAGAACAGTCAAAATTGCAAAGAATGTCCCAGATTACCAAAATTCaccctaaatatatatatatatatattgttgtttaatacTTTATAGAAATACCAAACACACTCTTTGTGCAACACAAACTActcaatagatagatagatatatatagatagataaatacatttaatttcatttaagtATTTGCTATTTGCCagattcatttaaattgtaGAAAAGGGTAAAAAGCCCTATTTTGGAAAATCTAATAAAATGGATATGTGTAGAGGTGgtcatatttaattaaataatcatttttatttatattccctTCAATGACATTGGCTGAAAGGTCGACTTCCACTAAAGCGTTCCAAACACCTTACAaccatatactgtatataacgTTACAATGAACTTCTTGCTAAAGATTATTGTGAAAAGTTTAGCGGAAGTTGAATTGCTGGTTCCGTTTGACTTTAGCATTAGCTTGGTTGGCTAAATTCGCTAGTTAGCTTGGCAACTAGCGTCTGATAATGGaccaaatcaaaatgaattcatatattttttgctAACAATGACAGCGTTGCTTCGCCATGTGAATGAAGAATGGAGCAGAGCTGTGATTCAGCAGTGAGTTGAACAGCTTGTCAACCTGTCAGCAGAATTTCACTCACCTTCGGCTAACAGCGCCGTACACACCGAGATGAACACGATTAGGATAGTATCTGCAAACATGGTGCTCATGTCGATGTTACCCTACCGATCCGTGCGCAGAAGGAGAACAGGAACACTGTGTTTTCCTGATTAGAAATGAGCCTGTGAGCGCATCACTCCAGCCCGAGTCTAAGGCTATGTCAGCATTAGTGACGACGAGGTCAGCCCAGGGGGAGAAGTACTTCCGGTTCACCGTGCCCTCAACGTTATCATTGCACAGGCCACACAGCTTCACTATGAACAAGAAATACAGGTGACAGCTACTATAAGGTGAAAGAGTGACAGCAATTATAAGGTGTTATACTCAATATTTACACAATGCACTGCTCATGTCATAGATTCTGATGATAAAATCACATATTAAACAACAAACTCCCTCTGTGGGTATCGCGAGGCACTTCAGTGTcctcattcaaaaatgttcaAAATGGCTTCgaatgagaattttttttttattattatttttgctatATAGCTTAAACCAAACTCTCCATTGTATTTCGCACTAACTTGTTTAAAAGTTGGATTGTACTgcatgtattttctgtttagtttttgtttgttatagCTCCAGTGaaatctattggcagaaattaaatgtaaaataatcaaAGTGATAtgttatgtgtgtttattttaatctaaattgttgttttctttacccccGCCTGGATTACTGCAATTCCCTTCTCTTTGGTCTCCCACACAAAGTCCTCCATAAACTCCAACTGGTACAGAATGCTGCTGCCCGTATCGTCACTAGAACACCATCCATCagtcacatcatccccgttctaCATCAACTCCACTGGCTTCCTAAAAACtgcattgact
The nucleotide sequence above comes from Platichthys flesus chromosome 9, fPlaFle2.1, whole genome shotgun sequence. Encoded proteins:
- the tmco1 gene encoding calcium load-activated calcium channel, producing the protein MSTMFADTILIVFISVCTALLAEGITWVLVYRTEKYKGLKAEVEKQSKKLEKKKETITESSGRQQKKKIERQEEKLKNNNRDLSMVRMKSMFAIGFCFTALMGMFNSIFDGRVVARLPFVPLSYIQGLSHRNLLGEDFTDCSFIFLYILCTMSIRQNIQKMLGLAPSRAATKQAGGFLGPPPQAAKFS